DNA sequence from the Shewanella piezotolerans WP3 genome:
CCCAACTCAGCAACAAGTCTGGATTAGGGAAGTATTACTGATACTTGATGGCATTCCTTGGATTTTTGCTAGAACGCTTATTCCCGGGCGCTTACTTGAAAAAAAACAGCAAGAATTTTTGGGGTTGGGTGTCAGACCATTAGGCGAATTACTCTATTCAAAGGATGAGTTTACTCCAGGAAAAATTGAAGTCGCACATTTTGAAGCTTGTAGCAAAATAGCGAAACTCGCAGAATCTTTAGATCAAGATGTCAGCAGTGAACTTTGGGGACGTCGACGTTACTTCGATCATGCTCAGGAGCAGCTTATTGTCAGTGAGATATTCCTACCCGCAGCTCAGCAAGCCATAACTGCTCTTGGTAAATAGCCACATCCTATATTGGGCAGCCACTATCACTAACAATAGTGGCTGCCCTTACTTTTTATCTTTGCTGACGCCGATAACCGGCAAACACGCATAAAAGCAATAATGACAATACTCCTAAACTCCCCCCACCAGAGCCTGAACTGCTCTTTTGGGTGCTTGTCTCTGCAGCAGCAACATTTATCACTGCAGTCATAACACTGCTTTGACCTTGGTCATCTGTCACTGTGAGCGTCACAGTATAACTTCCAGCAGTGTAAGTATGTGAAGGAGATACACCAGTGCTTGTTGCTCCATCGCCAAATTGCCATAGATAACTGAGTTCACCACTTCCACCTGACGATGTATTGTTAAATGTTACCGATAAACCACTCGCAGTAAATGTAAATCCAGCATCAAGTACTGCATGCACAATAACTGTAGTGCTATTGGTGAATTCAGTACCATTACCATCGGTAACAGTTAGAGTCACTAAATAGCTACCCGCATTGGCATATGTATAGCTGGGCGCAGCTAAAGTACTAGTAGCATTATTTACACCAAAATCCCACGCGTATTGATAATTCCCATCCCCGCCACTGACATTGGCAGTAAAGCTAACCTGGCCTCCTTGCTGATTTTGAGAAATAGTTGCGCTAAGCTCTCCTGGTGCAACTGCATTGCCTGTATAGGTAAATTTCACCATTGCAGTGCTGCTATCTTCAGCTTGTGCCATCACTTCCATTGAAATACCAAGCTCTGTCAGTACCATTCCTGATTCAGGCTGCAACGGTGCCGAATAATCATTAGAATCTTCAAACAGCTTATGGCCTGACAAATGTTCATCTTCTATCGTTCCTGTGCTGTAAAAAGACTGATTAAACAAGCTAAATGCAGCATCGCGAACTTGCACTTCAGTATCTAAATTACCAATTAAGTTTTGGTCCGCATCCACCACACCAATTAAGCTGTAGCCTGCATGTTTGCTAACTTCGTTGCTGTTGTAATCTTCATTCTCAAACCATAGTAATACACCAGGGTCATAGCGCTGGCTAATTAGGCCCTTGTCCACCCCTTGTTGGCTACGTAGCTGCACGATGTAACGGCGATCTTTACCTGGACGAGTATCAGTGACACGTAAAAAACCCGCAAATACAGTGTCAGTAGTATTTTCAGCACCATTAAATAGCACCTGAGTCTGTGCTTGGTTAATGGTAATATCGTCAATAACAATACCGTAATCACCAACAGCCTGATCGGTCACGTAGTTGATCGATAGCTGCACGGTGCGGCCGGCATATGGGCTCAGGTCATATTCTAGCTCAACCCAACTCTCACTCCCTTCTGCCGCCGCGAGTTCGCTCGATTTCCCCGTGATAATATTGCGAGCGGAGTTTTGCGAATTACTTGCTTTGGTGTAATTTCCTGCCAGAGCAGTGCCGTCAACCATCACCTGTGCATAGTCATAATCAAGCTCAATATTCCAATGCGCTTTCATCAGTAATGTTAATGGTGTTACTGCTGGTAACTCGACATCAAATGACATTGCATGATTTATCATGTCCCCCTGATCTGAGTAGAACTGATAGTCGCCGCGGTAAGGCGGTGTGAATGCTAGAGGCATAGCTGGAACAGCCATTGAGATCTGGTTGACCTGCTGATGATTAACCGCTTCAACTAACGCCACATCCAATCCGCTTGAATCTAGCGCACTGAGCTGTAGTTTTTGTTCTGAAACCCAATTACCTTGATACCGCTCTTGCAAATACGAACGCGCATAGGGGCTAAACCCTGTAGGCTCAGTACCTCTTATCGCACCGCCCCAGCTACCAGAAGCCATCACAGACCATAAGCCCACAGGAGAGCCTTTGCCTTCACCACTAATATCGTATTCGTCTGGCAAGCCCAGATCATGTCCAAACTCATGTACGCATACACCCAATGCCGCATCTATGGGTTGAATAGTGTAGCTACTCAGCATCATGCTGCTACCAGGGATGGTATAAGGGTTAATAGATGAACGGTGGGACCAAATAGCATCGGCACCTAGCATGCCACCACCTGTTTCCTCACCGATACTGGAATGGAAAATCATCACATGATCGATTGCGCCATCTGGCTCATCAAAGTTGCCGTTGCCATTAATATCATAGGGATCTTCAATATCGTAAGTTGCCAATTCGCTACTACTCATCTGCGCAACGGCTGCAGTTATAGCCTCTTTAACTAAATCAAGCGCGCCGATATCATTATCAGTACTGTCATTACCGCCGTATGTCGCAGCGTTATTCGCGGCGCGATACCAGCCTTTTACATCGCCTGTAAAAAAGAAACTCCCACCTGATTCTGCCTGATAGTATTCATAGCCTGTCATCAATGTTTGCCCAGTTGGTCCAGCGTAACCGCTAGTCGAGAACAACAAATTTTTGTAATGCTCCGGGGGATAAGAGCTGTAATACATTGAGGTATCACTGCTGCTTAAACCGTTATCATTATGAGGAAGATCGGGGAAATCTACGAGTACTGCTAATACTTTAACCGTCTTATTAGTAATCGATTGCGCTTGTGGTGCGGCAAAGCTGACCAATTTATTAGTCTTTTTACCTTTTTTAGCGCGGGAAGCTTCAAACCTTGCTTCTTGAAGAGATATTCTTTTAGGCCCCTTAGAACGGGCAATAAAAGCTTCAACAGCCTGTTCTTTTTCAGCTTGCGATGCATTTGAAGCAACTTCGCCACGTTTGATCAACCAATAGAGCACTCGCTCTTTATCAACGATATTGGCATCTGCCGTTATGCTATTCAATGGTGCAGCTAAGGCGATATTCATGACAAAAAAACTACTAACAAGAAAGCTAATAATGACACTGTTCCGGACTAAAACTTTCATGCTACCTACTCCATCTGTTGCTATTTCCAACTGCCTGTAAAGCTCAATAAAGATAAAATTTAACTTTCTATCAATAATCAGACCGCATTGTTGCGAAATAGTTTTCAACTTTATTTATCTATTTATCCCGATAACATGCTAGAAAAGGGCTGCAGTATAGAATTGCCGCCCAAATCAAAGCTGAAAATAGTTAATGACTTGCTATACGCTTGATCTGCGCAAACAGATTATCTTTAGTAAGAGATAAGCCGCAATTACGACAGTTAACCTAGCGGCAATCACCTTATAATGAGCTATCAACTCGATACTCTTCAGATTGCTTTAACCAAGTGTCGTAGATCAAAAGCAGTACCGACGCAGACCAACTAAAGTTAGTGCAATGTAAGCCTTTCCCCGTAAGTGGATGATAGTTTTCTCTAATAGCGCTTTGACCAATGATACCCTCTCCCTCAATCACTAGTTGCAATGCTAATGATTGTGCCTGTTCATGATAGCCATAGCGTGCAATACCTTGTAA
Encoded proteins:
- a CDS encoding chorismate--pyruvate lyase family protein, whose protein sequence is MTVTRLSFPYGESIKWISPDKMTNLPSPPFKDWLLSSSSLTKKLKTQCQVFEVKVLGEDTLSPLTDEYPTQQQVWIREVLLILDGIPWIFARTLIPGRLLEKKQQEFLGLGVRPLGELLYSKDEFTPGKIEVAHFEACSKIAKLAESLDQDVSSELWGRRRYFDHAQEQLIVSEIFLPAAQQAITALGK
- a CDS encoding immune inhibitor A domain-containing protein; protein product: MKVLVRNSVIISFLVSSFFVMNIALAAPLNSITADANIVDKERVLYWLIKRGEVASNASQAEKEQAVEAFIARSKGPKRISLQEARFEASRAKKGKKTNKLVSFAAPQAQSITNKTVKVLAVLVDFPDLPHNDNGLSSSDTSMYYSSYPPEHYKNLLFSTSGYAGPTGQTLMTGYEYYQAESGGSFFFTGDVKGWYRAANNAATYGGNDSTDNDIGALDLVKEAITAAVAQMSSSELATYDIEDPYDINGNGNFDEPDGAIDHVMIFHSSIGEETGGGMLGADAIWSHRSSINPYTIPGSSMMLSSYTIQPIDAALGVCVHEFGHDLGLPDEYDISGEGKGSPVGLWSVMASGSWGGAIRGTEPTGFSPYARSYLQERYQGNWVSEQKLQLSALDSSGLDVALVEAVNHQQVNQISMAVPAMPLAFTPPYRGDYQFYSDQGDMINHAMSFDVELPAVTPLTLLMKAHWNIELDYDYAQVMVDGTALAGNYTKASNSQNSARNIITGKSSELAAAEGSESWVELEYDLSPYAGRTVQLSINYVTDQAVGDYGIVIDDITINQAQTQVLFNGAENTTDTVFAGFLRVTDTRPGKDRRYIVQLRSQQGVDKGLISQRYDPGVLLWFENEDYNSNEVSKHAGYSLIGVVDADQNLIGNLDTEVQVRDAAFSLFNQSFYSTGTIEDEHLSGHKLFEDSNDYSAPLQPESGMVLTELGISMEVMAQAEDSSTAMVKFTYTGNAVAPGELSATISQNQQGGQVSFTANVSGGDGNYQYAWDFGVNNATSTLAAPSYTYANAGSYLVTLTVTDGNGTEFTNSTTVIVHAVLDAGFTFTASGLSVTFNNTSSGGSGELSYLWQFGDGATSTGVSPSHTYTAGSYTVTLTVTDDQGQSSVMTAVINVAAAETSTQKSSSGSGGGSLGVLSLLLLCVFAGYRRQQR